CCGACGCATCGTCGCGGCCGAATGGCGCGTGGAAAGCAATCCGGAGGCCTGTTCCTCACCGATCGCATGGATGGGACTAGGACGCCCGACCATCCTTCCGAAAAGCTGAGGCGCCGATTGACACCGAGACTGCAAACGCCGAAGCCGGGTGTTCTCCGCCTCCAACTCCTTCAGCCATTTCACCTGGTCGCCCCTCAACCCGCCATACTCATTCCGCCAGCAATAGAATGTAACTTCCGTCACCCCTATCGATCGGATCGCTTCAGCGACCGGTTTGCCCTGCGCTGTCAGCACTTCAACCTGCCGCAACTTCGCGACAATCTCTTCCGCCATATGTCTCTTCTCGGGCATTCTGCATCCCCCATCAGGCTTAAAGCCATACTTCAGGGAGGACCACTTTCAAGGGGGGCAGACCACCGCCACGCCGATCGAAACCCGCATCGGCGGTTAGTGGATTGGTATCGGGCATATCACGGCGCGTAAGCTAAGCGCCCAGCGGCCGATGTCGCCCTCATCGTGAGACGGCTTGTCTGGTGATCGTTTCTGCTTTGCGTGAGATGCGTCACACCGATCGGCCCGGTCGAAAAAAGCTGGTCTCGGACGAATGGTGAAGCAGACGAAAATCCAGAACGCCACATACATCTGAAAGATCGGATCGTGGAGTACCTGAATCCTAGGTGATGTCTGGGATCGAGCGGCCGACAATGAAAAGGCTGATCAGCACAAGGCCGGGAAAACCGACCGCCGCTGCGGTCCCATGGCGCGTCTGGCGGCGGGGAAGGAAAACTCAAACGCGCGCAATCATGCGCGACCCGCGCCCTCGCTATCATAACGCAGTTTGCCTTTCAATAGATCGGACGCCTTCTCTCCGATCATGATCGACGGCAGGTTCGTATTGCCGCTTGGCAACTCCGGCATAATCGAGGCATCTGCAATGCGAAGACCGGCGATGCCCTTGACCCGCAATTGCTCATCAACTACGGACATCCGATCTGTCCCCATTTTGCAAGTCCCCACAGGATGCGATCGATGACCCGCATTTTCGCGGATGAATTCCTCGATGTCCTGGTCTGTTTGAACCTGCGAACCGGGCAGAATTTCTTCTGTGACGATGCCGTCGCGATGCAGCGCCTTGTAAATCTCGCGACACAGTTTAACCCCCGCGACCATGGTGGCAAGATCGTCCCGTTCGGAAAACATGTTGAAAGAGATCCGTGGGCTTTCCGCCGGATCGCTGGAACGCAGTTCGACCGCACCGCGCGATTTCGGATGAAGTGCTCCCAATCGCGCCGAAAGTCCGACGATCTCCTGAGGCCGCACTCCCGGAAACCAGAGGGTCGCCGTGTTGTTCACGGGCATGCAAATAATTTGCATATCGGGACGGTCACACTCGGGGCGAGTACGGAGGAAGATATTTGCAGCCGCTCCGTTCGTTGCGAAAGGCCCGCTATGCCAGAGAAACCATTGTGCAACGGCCATGGCTGCGCGGTCAAACCTCAGAAACTTCGTATATCCCAGTTTGCCTGGCGTACCGAACGCCATAATAATATTGGGATGCTCGGACAGATTTCGTCCCACGCCAGGCAAGTCAACCACAGGAACGATACCCTTCTCGCGGAGGTGCTCGGCAGGACCGATGCCGGACAGCATCAGCAGTTGGGGTGAGTTGTACGACCCTGCCGAAACAATGATTTCTTTTCCAACGAAAGAAGATTCCCGAAGCCCGTTTCGGACATACTCGATGCCGATGGCTCGCACGCCTTCAAGAATGATTTTCGAAGCTACGGCCTTGGTCAGGACAGTTAAGTTCGACCGCTTTCTCGCGTCCTTCAGATAGGCTCGCGACGTGCTCGAACGATATCCTCCGCCGATCGTGGCCTCCATCCTGCTGATTCCATCCTGGGACTGGCCGTTAGGATCGTCGTTCGAGCGAATTCCGATGCTCTCCGCCGCCTTCCGCAAAGGCTCGTAGAGCATGTCCGGCGACGTCATCTGGGTGATTTCGACCCGCCCGCTTCCACCATGGTAGACGTTGTCGCCGCGCCAACTCCGCTCGAGACGTCTGAAATAGGGAAGAACGTCCTGATAGCCCCAGCCTTGCAGCCCCGAGTCAGCCCATTGATCGAAGTCGCGCGAATTTCCGCGAATCGCGATCATAGCGTTGATGCTCGATGTCCCTCCGAGCGTCCGTCCTCGCGGGATTGGCAGCCGCCGCCCTCCCAGACCGGGTTCAGGCTCCGACATATAATTCCAGCTATAGGCTGGCCTGCTGAACACCGTTCGAAAAGCAAGAGGCATAGAAAGCAGAGGATTATTATCCGGCCCGCCGGCTTCCAAAAGCAATACGCGGGTGCGGCTTGTTTCGGTGAGGCGGTTTGCTATGACCGCGCCTGCCGAACCGGATCCGACAATGATATAATCATATTTTTCTGGCACGACCGCTCTCAACGAACATGAAGTTGGCGTTTCGCGAATAATTCAGAGCACAATCACTACTACACGGCCTCGATAATTTCTCGAATGACGTCTTCCGGCGCGAGAAAGTTGCTCGAAACTCCAGCCCTGAGACTGTCGGGCTTCGTCATTCCGGTCCGTACACCCTCTGGGCAGACGCACGAGACCGAGACGCCATCATCGGCATACGTAATCGAGCCATTCGGCCAACGCGACGGCGGCGTGCCTGCTAGCTGCGTAAGGCGCACAGCGGAAGTCCGTCAGCAGCCCGGCCGCGAAAGCGGTGACGACAAAGTGTCCGTTTCCGCGCTCGACCATGCGTGGAATGACGGCTCGCGCGGCGTTGACGTGACCCATCAGGTTGACGTCGAGCGACCTCCGCCAATTAGTCGTTTCGCCAAGGCCGTCGCCGGCGTGAATTCCAGCGTTCGAGCACCAGAGATCGATCGGGCCGATCTCCGTTTCGACCTTCTCCACCAAGGCTTCGACGGATCGGCTTTCAACTACATCGAGTTCAAGCGCCAGCGCGGGACTGTGGGAGTACGTCTCATTGATCGCAGCCGCTACCCGTCGGGCTGCTTCGAGATCGCGAATGCCGGATTGGGCAAGTGCCCCACAGAGCGCCTGCCAGACGCCGCTTCCACCGCCGGTAACGACAGCCACCTGTGCCGCCGCATCAAAACCGTCTGCCGCCATCCCTGGCCCTCATATGTTCTTTGGTCCAACCATAGACCCATAGCCTTCGAAGGTCAACACGGCCACCGTGATGCATTGGAGCGGTGCCGAAAATGCATTGATGCGAGCCATCTGCAGCGCGAAACAAGCGCCGCCCGAACATGAGCGGCCCTCCGGAGAGAACCGCCATTATCTTATGCAGGACTCATGGCCGGCGCTTTATTTCCAAACTGGATGCGCACCGTTCCTTCCTTGCTTTACATCCAGCGTCATCTCACCGACGCCTGCGATCCGGATTGCGACCCGATCTCCCGCTTTTAGCGGCCCGACACCGGCGGGGTCCCGTTTGCAATGATGTCACCCGGATAGAGCGTCATGACTGAGGAGGCCATCGCGATCATCTCGGGGACGCCGACAATGAGATCTCGGGTGTTGGCTTTTTGGCGAGCTTAAATCGCAGCGCAGGTAAAGCCACAATTGCAGCACTCAGCTGATCAATGCTCCGCCGTCGATGATGATTGTCTGTCCCGTAATGAAGGTACCGGCCGCTGATGCCAGAAAAACCGCGGCGCCGGCAATTTCATCGGGCTCTCCGATGCGTGCCAGCGGCGCAGTGGCGGTTATGGCTTTCAGCGTTTCCGGATTTTCCCAAAGCGCCCGGGCAAAATCCGTCTTGACCAGGCCAGGCGCGATGCAGTTCACGCGGACGTTGTGCTTGCCGTATTCACAGGCCAGATTCCGGGCGAGTTGCATATCGGCAGCCTTCGAAATCGAGTAGGCGCCCAGATTTGTCGTCCCTTTGAGACCGCCGACGGATGAGACGATGGTGATCGAACCATCTCTGCGCTCGATCATCTGGGGCGCTACGAACGTAATTAGCCAATGGTTGGCTATGATGTTGTTTTCGAGAACCTTGCGAAACTGGTCGTCGGAAATTCCCGCCTGCGGTCCGTAATATGGGTTCGTCGCCGCGTTGCAGACCAGCGTATCGACCTTGCCAAACGCGCCGTTGGCCTTTTCGACGAGCTCCTTGAGTTCTTCCTTGACCGAGATGTTCGCCGCAATGGCGAGCGCGACCTGTTTGCCGGCCGTATCGTTAATCGCCTCCGTCACTTCGTCACAAGCCTGTTGCTTGCGTGAGGAGATCACAACCTTAGCACCGTGTTCGGCCATCCGCTCCGCGATAGCACGACCTATCCCCCGCGAAGAGCCAGTGATGACTGCAACTTTCCCGGACATATCGAACAGAGTCATGCGTCCCTCATTTCTTAGATGTTTGCCCGGCGTCAGGTGAGCCCGCTTTCCGCTTCAATCAAGCTAACCATTGTGAAAACAATAAATGTAACGACAAGTCAGTGTAGCAGAAGTCAGTCTGGGCTCAGACCAACCCGTAGTTCTCGCTTGGCACATCGGAGCTCCCTGCGGCTTCACGCGCTGAGCCCTTCACTGCGTTACACAGAGACGAGGTGCGACATGAAGCCGGTCGTCGGTAGCTTGATCGGCCTTACAGGCCCCTGTGGGATGTCCTCCACGCAAACGTTTTTCCCCTATCCGCCGCCGGCAGTTTCCATGGGACGCCAAACAGCGATTAAAAGCCTACGTCCGCGATCAACATCATCACTCGCCTGACGGCGTCAAGGCAAATATGGGCTGATATCGTATCGATCTCATTCGATATCGTATCGATCTTAATCACGCCACCAAGCGCCTCGCCACGGGCGTATGTCACCCTATAAGCTTGATTATCCAGTACAGCGAGGAAGAATTATGTCGATAGATTTCGAAATCCCGGCAGAGGCGAAGGCGGTCCGGGAGAAAGTCCGCAAATGGGTTCACGATGAATGTATCCCGGCGGAAAAGGAACTGGACACTAAGCCGTTGAAGGAAGTGCTGGGCAGGCTGCGCGCCAAAGCGCGCGCGCAAGGCCTCTGGTGCCCGTTCGCTCCGAAGGAATATGGCGGCATGGGGCTCGGCCCGCTCGCCAACTCACTGGTGCAGATGGAGCTCGGCGAAAGCACACTCGGTGCGCTGTCGATGAACACGCAGGGGCCCGATGATGCCTCGATCATGACGATCATGACGCACGCAACGGAACATCAGAAGGAAAAATTCCTCAAGCCGTTATTGAACGGGGAGAAGCGCATCTGCTTCTCGATGACTGAGAAGGTGGCGGGTGGCGATGCTACGGGCATGCAGACCCGCGCGGAAAGAGATGGCAATGCCAATTATATTCTCAACGGCGAGAAGTGGTTTACGTCATCCGCCGGTGTCGCCGACCTGGCCCTGGTAATGGCCAAGACCGATCCGAACGCGCCACGGCACAAGCAATTTTCGACATTCATCGTGGAATTGCCCAACCCCGGCTACAACATCAAACGCGACATCAAGACCATGGCGATCGAGGGGCCGCATGCCCACGCGCTTTCCGGCGGACATTCGGAGGTCGAGATCAAGGATCTCAAGGTGCCCGCCGAAAATCTGCTGGGCGGCGAAGGCAACGGCTTCGATATGGGACAACACCGCCTTGCCTACGGCCGATTGCGCCATGGCATGCACAACGTCGCCAAGGCCCAGCGGGCTCTCGATATGGCGACGGAATATGTCACCAAGCGTTCGACTTTCGGCGTGCTGCTCGCCGATCGGCAGGCTGTCCAGTTCATGTTGGCCGATTGCGCCAGCCAGCTCTATATGGCTCGGCTGATGCTGCTGCATATTGCTTACAAGGCTGAAAAGGGCCTGGACCTAACGCAGGAAAACTCCATCGCCAAGGTCTATCTGGCTCGCATGGTGCACAAAGTCATCGATACCGCGATCCAGTTGCATGGTGCGTTGGGCTACAGCCAGGATCTTCCGCTGGCGAAGTGGTATACGGAGGTTCGTATGCAGCGTCTGGTCGACGGTCCTGACGAGGTGCACAAATGGAAAGTCGGCCGTAACGTCATCAAGGCCTTCCGCAAGCACGGCACCACGGCTTCAGCCGCTGGCGGCGATTTGATCTGACGTGCGGAACGGGCGGGCTAGATCAAACCCCCGCACCCGGCCACGCGGCGGAGATGAAAGTCCGTATCGCCACATGTGTTCTCGATAATGCTCAGCCGCTTGAAGTAATGGCCGATCCGGGCCTCCATGGTCATGCCGATGCCGTCACATGGAGCTGGATCGACTGCAGGCCGACGAATTTCAGCGACTTGCCGATCTGCACCTTCGCCGCCGCGACCGCGGTGGCGTGTCCCCTGGCGTCGTCGAAATCGCAAGCCACGGTCGCGAACATCGACATGCTGCGGGCCTGCTCGGCGGCGACGAAAATGTCGGCGGCGCGGTGCTGCAGGGTCTGGAAGGTGCCGATGGCGACGCCGAACTGGGTTCGCGTCTTGAGATATTCGACGGTGGTCTTGAACGATTCATCCATCGCCCCGCCGGCTGCGGCGCATAACGCGATGCGGCCGTCATCGACCACGCGTTCGATCAGTGGCAGGCCATTCTCGGGGTCGCCGATCGCTGCATCGGCATCGACCTCGACGCCCGTGAAGGCGATGTCGGCCGCGTGCATTCCGTCCTGGGTCGGATAGCCCTTCCGGGCGAGAAGCGAGCCGGAAAGGACCTTTGAAATTGAGGGAAACGATCTTGTCAAACATCGCTTCCGCTATCTCGTGGGAAGGAATGGCGGGCGACGTGCCGCGAGGATGTCGATACGACCGAACGCCTGATAGGCGGCTGCGGCGAGCCGATCAACGTCATCCCACCGGCTGGCGTTTGCCGAGATGGCCAGCGCGCGACGACCGAGCCTTCGCATTTCCTCAGCGGCCGCCTCACAGGCATCAAGCTTGCGGCTCGAAATAACCACGTCGGCTCCACGCTGGGCGAATGCGCGCACCATTTGCAGACCAAGCCCTCGGGAGCCTCCCGTGACCAAGGCGACCTTTCCGGTCAGATCAAATAACTCGTCCATTCTGTCTTTCCTCGCAATCATGGATAACTCAGATGCAGCGGTTCGCGGATGACCCCGCGGCCGACGCAAGCTGAGGATGCGTGCTAACTCTTATCCGTCCGCCATCTCCCGAATTCGTTTGTATTTCGGAATACTCCAGAATGGACAGTATCTTCCCAAGAAAATAGTGTTGCATCTGCGTGCATGAGAATAGGCGCGCAGTGCGCCGATTCGTTAGCGC
This portion of the Bradyrhizobium sp. AZCC 2262 genome encodes:
- a CDS encoding GMC family oxidoreductase — protein: MPEKYDYIIVGSGSAGAVIANRLTETSRTRVLLLEAGGPDNNPLLSMPLAFRTVFSRPAYSWNYMSEPEPGLGGRRLPIPRGRTLGGTSSINAMIAIRGNSRDFDQWADSGLQGWGYQDVLPYFRRLERSWRGDNVYHGGSGRVEITQMTSPDMLYEPLRKAAESIGIRSNDDPNGQSQDGISRMEATIGGGYRSSTSRAYLKDARKRSNLTVLTKAVASKIILEGVRAIGIEYVRNGLRESSFVGKEIIVSAGSYNSPQLLMLSGIGPAEHLREKGIVPVVDLPGVGRNLSEHPNIIMAFGTPGKLGYTKFLRFDRAAMAVAQWFLWHSGPFATNGAAANIFLRTRPECDRPDMQIICMPVNNTATLWFPGVRPQEIVGLSARLGALHPKSRGAVELRSSDPAESPRISFNMFSERDDLATMVAGVKLCREIYKALHRDGIVTEEILPGSQVQTDQDIEEFIRENAGHRSHPVGTCKMGTDRMSVVDEQLRVKGIAGLRIADASIMPELPSGNTNLPSIMIGEKASDLLKGKLRYDSEGAGRA
- a CDS encoding SDR family oxidoreductase, whose amino-acid sequence is MAADGFDAAAQVAVVTGGGSGVWQALCGALAQSGIRDLEAARRVAAAINETYSHSPALALELDVVESRSVEALVEKVETEIGPIDLWCSNAGIHAGDGLGETTNWRRSLDVNLMGHVNAARAVIPRMVERGNGHFVVTAFAAGLLTDFRCAPYAASRHAAVALAEWLDYVCR
- a CDS encoding SDR family NAD(P)-dependent oxidoreductase; this translates as MTLFDMSGKVAVITGSSRGIGRAIAERMAEHGAKVVISSRKQQACDEVTEAINDTAGKQVALAIAANISVKEELKELVEKANGAFGKVDTLVCNAATNPYYGPQAGISDDQFRKVLENNIIANHWLITFVAPQMIERRDGSITIVSSVGGLKGTTNLGAYSISKAADMQLARNLACEYGKHNVRVNCIAPGLVKTDFARALWENPETLKAITATAPLARIGEPDEIAGAAVFLASAAGTFITGQTIIIDGGALIS
- a CDS encoding acyl-CoA dehydrogenase family protein gives rise to the protein MSIDFEIPAEAKAVREKVRKWVHDECIPAEKELDTKPLKEVLGRLRAKARAQGLWCPFAPKEYGGMGLGPLANSLVQMELGESTLGALSMNTQGPDDASIMTIMTHATEHQKEKFLKPLLNGEKRICFSMTEKVAGGDATGMQTRAERDGNANYILNGEKWFTSSAGVADLALVMAKTDPNAPRHKQFSTFIVELPNPGYNIKRDIKTMAIEGPHAHALSGGHSEVEIKDLKVPAENLLGGEGNGFDMGQHRLAYGRLRHGMHNVAKAQRALDMATEYVTKRSTFGVLLADRQAVQFMLADCASQLYMARLMLLHIAYKAEKGLDLTQENSIAKVYLARMVHKVIDTAIQLHGALGYSQDLPLAKWYTEVRMQRLVDGPDEVHKWKVGRNVIKAFRKHGTTASAAGGDLI
- a CDS encoding SDR family NAD(P)-dependent oxidoreductase: MIARKDRMDELFDLTGKVALVTGGSRGLGLQMVRAFAQRGADVVISSRKLDACEAAAEEMRRLGRRALAISANASRWDDVDRLAAAAYQAFGRIDILAARRPPFLPTR